One genomic region from Jilunia laotingensis encodes:
- the nagB gene encoding glucosamine-6-phosphate deaminase — MRLIIQPDYQSVSQWAAHYVAAKIKAANPTAEKPFVLGCPTGSSPLGMYKGLIDLNKKGIVSFENVVTFNMDEYVGLPKEHPESYYSFMWNNFFSHIDIKPENTNILNGNAADLDAECARYEDKIKSYGGIDLFMGGIGPDGHIAFNEPGSSLSSRTRQKTLTTDTIIANSRFFDNDINKVPKTALTVGVGTVLSAKEVMIIVNGHNKARALHQAVEGAITQMWTISALQMHERGIIVCDDAATEELRVGTYRYFKDIEAEHLDPESLIK, encoded by the coding sequence ATGAGATTAATCATTCAACCGGACTATCAGTCCGTTTCTCAATGGGCAGCGCATTATGTAGCTGCAAAGATTAAAGCTGCTAACCCTACAGCAGAAAAACCTTTCGTTTTGGGATGCCCCACCGGTTCTTCTCCTCTGGGTATGTATAAAGGTCTTATCGATTTGAATAAGAAAGGCATCGTTTCTTTTGAGAACGTGGTTACTTTCAATATGGATGAATACGTGGGTTTGCCGAAGGAACACCCGGAAAGTTACTACTCTTTCATGTGGAACAATTTCTTCAGCCATATAGATATCAAACCGGAGAACACGAATATTCTCAACGGTAATGCTGCCGATTTGGATGCAGAATGTGCGCGTTATGAGGATAAAATCAAGTCTTATGGTGGCATCGACCTGTTTATGGGTGGTATCGGACCGGACGGACATATTGCTTTCAATGAACCGGGCTCGTCTTTGAGTTCACGTACTCGTCAGAAAACGTTGACTACCGACACGATTATTGCAAATTCCCGTTTCTTTGATAATGATATTAATAAGGTGCCTAAGACTGCCTTGACGGTAGGTGTAGGTACGGTGCTTTCTGCAAAAGAGGTGATGATTATCGTTAATGGCCATAACAAAGCTCGTGCCCTTCATCAGGCCGTAGAAGGTGCTATTACTCAGATGTGGACTATTAGCGCATTGCAGATGCATGAGAGAGGCATAATTGTTTGTGATGATGCAGCCACTGA